The genome window GCCAGGAGGCCAAGCTCCGCAAGCTCGTCACCAACATGGTGTACGTGGGCGTGCTGGCGCAGCTGATCGGCATCGAGCTCGACGAGATCGAGGCGGCGCTCTCCAAGCAGTTCAAGGGCAAGCAGAAGGCCGTCGCCCTCAACTTCGACGCCATCAAGGCCGGGGCCGAGTGGGCCAAGGGCAACCTTTCGCTCGAGGTCCCCTACCGCCTGGAGCGCATGGACCGGACCCAGGGCAAGATCATCATCGAGGGCAACCGCGCCGCGGCCCTCGGCTGCCTCTTCGCCGGCACCACCGTGGTCGCGTGGTACCCCATCACCCCCTCGACCTCCCTCTGCGAGAACCTGATCGGCTACCTCGAAGAGCACCGCCTCGATCCCGAGACCGGCAAGGCCACCTTCGGCGCCGTCCAGGCCGAGGACGAGCTGGCGGCCGCGGGCATGGTGTTCGGGGCCGGCTGGGCCGGCGCGCGCGCCATGACCGCCACCTCGGGCCCGGGCATCAGCCTGATGAACGAGATCGTCGGCCTGGCCTACTTCACCGAGCTCCCGGGCGTCATCTTCGACGTGCAGCGGGTGGGGCCCTCGACCGGCCTGCCCACCCGCACCCAGCAGGGCGATCTGCTGGCGCTCTACCACGCCTCGCACGGCGACACCAAGCACCCGGTGCTGATCCCAGCCACCCCGCAGGAGGCCTACGAGTTCGCCTACCAGGCCTTCGACCTGTCCGAGCGCTTCCAGACCCCGGTCTTCGTCATGCTCGATCTCGACCTGGGCATGAACAGCTGGATGGCCGATCCCTTCCCCTACCTGGACAGCCCCCTCGACCGGGGGCCGGTGGTCACGGCCGACGCGCTCTCGCGCCGGGTGGAGGCCGCCCCCGAGGGCGCCAAGCACGATGTGTTCGGGCGCTACCGCGACGTCCTGGGCGACGGCATCCCCGAGCGAACCCTGCCCGGCACCCCGCACCCCCTGGCCGCCTACTTCACCCGCGGCTCGGGCCACACCTCCGAGGCCAAGTACTCCGAGAAGCCGGAGGACTACACCTGGCTGGTCGATCGCCTCGCGCGCAAGCACGAGACCGCCCGCAAGCACGTCCCCTCCCCCGTCGAGGACTGGCGGGGCGCCGAGGTCTCGATCGTCTCCTACGGCACCAGCGAGCACGCCGCCCAGGAGGCGCGCGACCTGCTGGCCGAGCAAGGGATTTCGACCAACTACCTGCGGGTCCGGGCCCTGCCCTTCGCCCAGTCGGTCAAGGAGTTCGTGAAGAAGAGCCGGCGCGTCTACGTGATCGACCAGAACCGCGACGGCCAGATGCACGATCTCCTCAGGCTCGAGATCGACCCGGCCGACGCGCCCAAGATCCGCTCGATCCGCCACTACGACGGGATGTCGCTCGACGCCATGTCGATCGTCGCGCCCGTCCTGGAAATGGAGAAGCACTAAGATGGCGACGACCACTCCGGGCCCCCAGACCAACCGGCTGGGCCTCACCCTCAACGACTACAAGGGCGCGCCGTCCACCCTCTGCGCCGGCTGCGGCCACGACGCCATCACCGGCCAGATCGTGCGCGCCTTCTACGAGATGGGCGTCGAGCCCCACCGGGTCGCGAAGCTCTCGGGCATCGGCTGCTCCAGCAAGACGCCCGCCTACTTCCTCAACAAGGCCCACGGCTTCAACTCGGTCCACGGCCGCATGCCGGCGATCGCCACCGGCACCATGCTCGCCAACCGCCAGCTCATCGCCATCGGGGTCTCGGGCGACGGCGACACGGCCTCGATCGGCATGGGCCAGTTCGTCCACCTCATGCGCCGCAACGTGCCGATGATCTACCTGGTCGAGAACAACGGCGTCTACGGCCTCACCAAGGGCCAGTTCTCGGCGACCGCCGACATCGGCTCGACCCTCAAGACGGGGGTGGCCAACGACCTGCCCCCGGTCGACCTGTGCGCCCTGGCGGTCCAGCTCGGCGCCTCGTTCGTCGCCCGGTCCTTCTCGGGCGATCCCAAGCAGCTGGTGGCCCTGCTCGAGGCCGCCATGGCCCACCGGGGCACGGCCCTCCTGGACGTGATCAGCCCCTGCGTCACCTTCAACAACCACGAAGGCTCGACCAAGAGCTACACCGCGGCCAAGGAGCTGGACATGCCCCTGCACACCCTGGGCTTCATCCCGGCCTTCTCGCCGATCGAGGCCGAGATCGTACCGGGCGAGACCCGCGTGGTCGACATGCACGACGGCTCGAAGGTCACCCTCAAGAACCTTTCGCGCGACTACGACCCGACCAGCCGCGCGGGGGCCATGGCGACCCTGATGGAGTCCAGCGGCAAGGGCGAGTTCCTCACGGGGCTCATCTACGTCAACGAGCAGCAGCCGGACTTCATCTCGGCCC of Pantanalinema sp. contains these proteins:
- a CDS encoding 2-oxoacid:acceptor oxidoreductase subunit alpha translates to MAVTISAAGAGGRLGGDPVVNDFSIQVATVNGSGSQSANLVLLRSIFRMGIPVSGKNLFPSNIAGLPTWFTIRVNKHGYIARKAQNELVVAMNPETIVQDEAALMPGAVFIYNSDLKFTPSRADVVAVGVPFGSIVASTCQEAKLRKLVTNMVYVGVLAQLIGIELDEIEAALSKQFKGKQKAVALNFDAIKAGAEWAKGNLSLEVPYRLERMDRTQGKIIIEGNRAAALGCLFAGTTVVAWYPITPSTSLCENLIGYLEEHRLDPETGKATFGAVQAEDELAAAGMVFGAGWAGARAMTATSGPGISLMNEIVGLAYFTELPGVIFDVQRVGPSTGLPTRTQQGDLLALYHASHGDTKHPVLIPATPQEAYEFAYQAFDLSERFQTPVFVMLDLDLGMNSWMADPFPYLDSPLDRGPVVTADALSRRVEAAPEGAKHDVFGRYRDVLGDGIPERTLPGTPHPLAAYFTRGSGHTSEAKYSEKPEDYTWLVDRLARKHETARKHVPSPVEDWRGAEVSIVSYGTSEHAAQEARDLLAEQGISTNYLRVRALPFAQSVKEFVKKSRRVYVIDQNRDGQMHDLLRLEIDPADAPKIRSIRHYDGMSLDAMSIVAPVLEMEKH
- a CDS encoding 2-oxoacid:ferredoxin oxidoreductase subunit beta, producing MATTTPGPQTNRLGLTLNDYKGAPSTLCAGCGHDAITGQIVRAFYEMGVEPHRVAKLSGIGCSSKTPAYFLNKAHGFNSVHGRMPAIATGTMLANRQLIAIGVSGDGDTASIGMGQFVHLMRRNVPMIYLVENNGVYGLTKGQFSATADIGSTLKTGVANDLPPVDLCALAVQLGASFVARSFSGDPKQLVALLEAAMAHRGTALLDVISPCVTFNNHEGSTKSYTAAKELDMPLHTLGFIPAFSPIEAEIVPGETRVVDMHDGSKVTLKNLSRDYDPTSRAGAMATLMESSGKGEFLTGLIYVNEQQPDFISALNLVDEPLATLPEAKVRPGKDVLDKVMESLR